A DNA window from Haliovirga abyssi contains the following coding sequences:
- a CDS encoding type II toxin-antitoxin system Phd/YefM family antitoxin, protein MEAINYSDFRANMKSYMDNAYENHETMIITRKKMKNIVIMSIEDYNSLMTTNYLLANPNNSKHLLESIEQAKEGRTVSKTVEELELCE, encoded by the coding sequence ATGGAAGCTATAAACTATTCAGATTTTAGAGCCAATATGAAAAGCTATATGGACAACGCTTATGAAAATCACGAAACTATGATAATAACTAGAAAAAAAATGAAAAATATTGTAATTATGTCTATTGAAGATTACAACTCTTTAATGACTACAAACTATTTACTTGCCAATCCTAACAATTCCAAGCATTTGTTAGAATCTATCGAACAAGCTAAAGAAGGAAGAACTGTTTCAAAAACAGTTGAAGAGCTAGAACTATGCGAATAA
- a CDS encoding Txe/YoeB family addiction module toxin, translating into MRISFTENAWKDYTLWQKEDKKTLKRINDLIKDTIRNPFSGIGKPEPLKSNLSGYWSRRIDKKNRLVYEMLEYEIIIISCKYHY; encoded by the coding sequence ATGCGAATAAGTTTTACAGAAAACGCTTGGAAGGATTATACTCTGTGGCAAAAAGAAGATAAAAAAACTTTAAAAAGAATTAATGATTTAATAAAAGATACCATTCGTAATCCATTTTCAGGAATAGGAAAACCAGAGCCTTTAAAAAGCAACTTATCTGGTTACTGGTCTAGAAGAATTGATAAAAAAAATAGATTAGTATATGAAATGTTGGAATATGAGATAATAATTATATCTTGTAAATATCATTATTAA
- a CDS encoding DUF1667 domain-containing protein translates to MKRELICITCPMGCRLTIESDKTAEKGYKVTGNSCKRGEDYAIKEVTNPTRVITSTVKIKGGILERIPVKTDGGIPKDFNYKCMDIINEIELEAPVKVGDVVYADVLGTGVNIVATRSMERV, encoded by the coding sequence ATGAAAAGGGAATTGATATGTATTACTTGTCCAATGGGGTGTAGATTAACAATAGAAAGTGATAAAACTGCAGAAAAAGGATATAAAGTAACAGGAAATAGTTGTAAAAGAGGAGAGGATTATGCAATAAAAGAAGTTACAAATCCTACAAGAGTTATCACCTCAACTGTTAAAATAAAAGGAGGAATATTAGAAAGAATACCTGTGAAAACAGATGGCGGGATCCCTAAAGATTTCAATTATAAATGTATGGATATAATAAATGAAATAGAATTAGAAGCTCCTGTAAAAGTGGGAGATGTAGTTTATGCAGATGTGCTGGGAACTGGAGTAAATATAGTTGCGACAAGGAGCATGGAAAGAGTTTGA
- a CDS encoding NAD(P)/FAD-dependent oxidoreductase: MKEYDIVVVGGGPAGLAAAIEAKKNGAENILVIERDKELGGILQQCIHNGFGLHIFKTELTGPEYAERFTEELKSMKIEYKLDSMVLDISQDKIVSFINSEDGFSRAKSKAIILAMGCRERTRGAIAIPGFRPAGVFTAGAAQRFINMEGYMVGKKVVILGSGDIGLIMARRMSLEGAKVELVAELMPFSGGLTRNIVQCLDDYDIPLMLSHTILEIKGKDRVEGVVVAKVDENMKPIKGTEKLYECDTLLLSVGLIPENELSRNAGLEIDIKTSGPVVNESMETSLEGVFACGNVVHVHDLVDFVTEESRRAGKNAAKYIQNRLKKDVNQIKTKSGEGIGYIVPHKIRVENVEDKLELFMRVRKVYKDKELVIRYGNEEIKRIKKRHLAPGEMEKISLPIGYLTKEKFRELSVSVE; encoded by the coding sequence ATGAAAGAATATGATATAGTAGTAGTGGGGGGCGGACCAGCAGGATTAGCAGCTGCAATTGAAGCAAAGAAAAATGGTGCTGAAAATATATTGGTAATAGAAAGAGATAAAGAACTTGGTGGAATATTACAACAATGTATTCATAATGGTTTTGGATTACATATTTTTAAAACTGAATTAACAGGGCCTGAATATGCAGAGAGATTTACAGAAGAATTAAAAAGTATGAAGATAGAATATAAATTAGATAGTATGGTTCTGGATATTTCACAAGATAAAATTGTGAGTTTCATAAATAGTGAAGATGGATTCAGTAGAGCAAAAAGTAAAGCTATAATTTTAGCAATGGGATGCAGAGAAAGAACAAGAGGGGCAATTGCAATACCTGGATTTAGACCAGCGGGAGTTTTTACAGCTGGAGCAGCTCAAAGGTTTATAAATATGGAAGGGTATATGGTAGGGAAAAAAGTTGTGATTTTAGGCTCAGGAGATATAGGGCTTATAATGGCTAGGCGAATGAGTTTGGAAGGGGCAAAAGTGGAGCTAGTGGCAGAATTAATGCCATTTTCAGGAGGACTTACAAGAAATATAGTACAATGCTTAGATGATTATGATATACCATTAATGTTAAGTCATACAATATTGGAGATAAAAGGAAAAGATAGAGTTGAAGGGGTAGTGGTAGCTAAAGTAGATGAAAATATGAAACCTATAAAAGGAACAGAAAAACTTTATGAATGTGATACTTTGCTTCTTTCTGTAGGATTAATTCCAGAAAATGAACTTTCTAGAAATGCAGGATTAGAGATAGATATAAAAACATCAGGACCAGTAGTGAATGAATCTATGGAAACTTCACTTGAAGGAGTTTTTGCTTGTGGGAATGTAGTGCATGTGCATGATTTGGTGGATTTTGTAACGGAAGAAAGTAGGAGAGCTGGAAAAAATGCAGCTAAATATATTCAAAATAGATTAAAAAAAGATGTAAATCAAATAAAAACAAAATCTGGAGAAGGGATAGGCTATATAGTGCCGCATAAAATTAGAGTGGAAAATGTAGAGGATAAATTAGAACTATTTATGAGAGTTAGAAAAGTATATAAAGATAAAGAGTTGGTAATTAGATATGGAAATGAAGAGATAAAAAGAATAAAAAAAAGACATTTAGCTCCTGGTGAAATGGAGAAAATAAGCTTGCCAATTGGGTACCTTACAAAAGAAAAATTTAGAGAATTAAGTGTGTCTGTAGAATAG